The genomic segment GAAGGGTCTTGATGTACCTTAGATATGAATTTTGCTCTCTTATGAGCCTTTATATTGCTTATATCGGCATCTTCTAACTCTATCTTACCGCTATCTGCTATTATTTCTCCACTTAATAAATTTAAAAAAGTTGACTTACCTGCTGCATTAGATCCTAAAACTTCTAATATAATATTAGAAAAAACAAAAGAAATAGTAGAACAAAATAAAAATACTATAACTTTTATGATAACTCATAATATGGAAGATGCAATAAAATATGGGAATAGACTAATAATGTTACATAAAGGTAAGATAGTATATGATGTAAGAAATGATGAAAAAAATAAACTTATGGCAGAGAATTTATTAGGAATTTTTAATGATAATAATATATAAAGAAAGGTTAAATAATGAGTAATAAACACGAAGGACATAACCATTCAGTAGATTTTAATACAATAAATAAGGCTTTTTATATAGGAATAGGACTAAATAT from the Oceanivirga salmonicida genome contains:
- a CDS encoding ATP-binding cassette domain-containing protein; protein product: MIKVIVFLFCSTISFVFSNIILEVLGSNAAGKSTFLNLLSGEIIADSGKIELEDADISNIKAHKRAKFISKVHQDPS